A stretch of the Pseudoalteromonas phenolica genome encodes the following:
- a CDS encoding DUF6351 family protein, which produces MSKLTLGIIGGLLSAIIGFIAWQQLTPPDPFLARQVKSIAPAEDNYLIDFYPHISEHQRPEETYPFPIPLGGVGPSTNLYSGPNQYPFFCMSVDSKVGQPEVDNQEGLGVPVTSESGELLGFSKDCGVKSHLQYFAINADKQPEKLTLEQAKNYQGALFRAEQGTINRFIYTIVMPIKPDEVGDRLAKSQWNNRLVYQFNGGSGIGFRQGRQKTHKVMQRQVDQLLDGYAIISSSGNKTSYTYNMLLAEDTARRVKKQFTSLYGEPLYTVGVGGSGGGLAQYLIAQNSTGILDGLLPLYSYPDMISQTTYALDCDLLNNYFTFRADDRKAWRDWDRRRLIEGMNAINDFPQRAGFLQPLNQLMAGFVPSFPDGNSECINGYFGLSAYINNPKQGFLRPLFADSVVEQNNWSYWQDMKHVLGTDQQGFGRSTWDNVGVQYGLNALLDNKISIEEFFDINYNIGAWKSQPTMQVEHIITPLGPHKPLWLSLWGSENIYEANHGPAQRHTASLEAIEAAYRSGQVFIGKVDLPIIDARHYLENELDMHHMSASFYSRLRIDKANGDHKNHIIWVAHKDHDPTQAAFAMIDKWLLNLKQNPNLSVIEAKPQELGDTCFEADGSTYAKGEDVFNGKWNQKPDGACQSRFPMFSTSRIESGGPWAGDIFKCHLIDVETAIEKGMYGSHPITKLAEQLKTVFPHGVCDYELGDMGRPSNI; this is translated from the coding sequence ATGAGTAAACTAACTTTGGGAATAATTGGTGGGCTCTTAAGCGCAATTATTGGCTTTATTGCATGGCAGCAACTCACCCCGCCAGATCCATTCCTTGCTAGACAGGTGAAATCAATTGCACCTGCAGAAGATAACTATTTAATCGATTTTTACCCCCATATTTCTGAACACCAACGTCCTGAAGAAACTTACCCATTCCCCATTCCACTTGGTGGAGTCGGACCATCAACAAACTTATATTCAGGGCCAAACCAATATCCCTTCTTTTGTATGTCGGTAGATTCAAAGGTTGGCCAACCTGAGGTAGATAATCAAGAGGGCCTTGGTGTGCCAGTGACAAGTGAGAGCGGTGAACTTTTAGGTTTCAGCAAAGATTGTGGTGTTAAATCACACTTACAATACTTTGCCATTAATGCTGACAAACAGCCTGAAAAACTCACATTGGAGCAGGCTAAAAACTACCAGGGGGCGCTATTTAGAGCTGAGCAAGGCACAATTAATCGCTTTATTTATACCATTGTGATGCCTATCAAGCCTGACGAAGTGGGTGATAGATTAGCAAAGTCGCAATGGAATAATCGATTGGTGTATCAATTTAATGGCGGTTCAGGCATTGGCTTTAGACAAGGCAGGCAAAAAACCCATAAAGTCATGCAGCGCCAAGTAGACCAACTACTCGATGGTTATGCCATTATCAGCTCTAGTGGCAATAAAACCAGCTATACCTATAACATGCTTCTAGCCGAAGACACTGCTCGCAGAGTTAAAAAGCAATTCACCAGTTTATATGGTGAGCCACTTTATACAGTGGGTGTAGGCGGCTCGGGTGGCGGCCTTGCGCAATATTTAATTGCTCAAAATAGCACTGGCATTTTAGACGGCTTGCTGCCTCTTTATAGTTATCCGGATATGATCAGCCAAACCACCTATGCGCTCGATTGTGATCTCCTAAACAACTATTTTACCTTTAGAGCCGATGACAGAAAGGCATGGCGAGATTGGGATAGACGACGCTTAATTGAAGGCATGAATGCCATTAATGACTTTCCGCAAAGAGCAGGTTTTTTGCAACCTCTAAATCAACTTATGGCCGGTTTTGTGCCTAGCTTCCCCGATGGTAACAGCGAATGTATAAACGGTTACTTTGGCCTATCTGCTTATATTAACAACCCTAAACAGGGCTTTTTAAGACCTTTATTTGCTGATTCTGTGGTAGAACAAAATAACTGGAGTTATTGGCAAGACATGAAGCATGTACTTGGCACGGATCAGCAAGGTTTTGGTCGTTCAACTTGGGACAACGTGGGGGTGCAATATGGGTTAAATGCACTACTTGATAATAAGATCAGTATCGAGGAGTTTTTCGATATTAACTACAACATTGGGGCTTGGAAGTCACAACCCACCATGCAAGTAGAGCATATCATTACCCCACTTGGTCCGCACAAACCGCTTTGGCTCTCTCTTTGGGGTAGTGAAAACATTTATGAAGCAAACCATGGCCCTGCTCAGCGTCATACTGCCAGCCTTGAAGCCATTGAGGCAGCTTATCGTTCAGGCCAAGTGTTTATTGGTAAAGTAGACTTGCCCATTATTGATGCCAGACATTATCTGGAAAATGAGTTAGACATGCATCATATGTCAGCCTCTTTTTATAGTCGTTTACGAATAGATAAAGCCAATGGCGATCACAAAAATCACATTATTTGGGTCGCTCATAAAGATCATGACCCAACACAAGCCGCGTTTGCCATGATAGATAAGTGGCTTTTAAACCTTAAACAAAACCCTAACCTGAGTGTTATCGAGGCAAAGCCGCAAGAGTTAGGCGATACCTGCTTCGAAGCCGATGGCAGTACCTATGCAAAAGGCGAGGATGTGTTTAATGGCAAATGGAATCAAAAGCCAGACGGCGCATGTCAGTCACGTTTTCCGATGTTCAGTACCAGCCGAATTGAATCGGGCGGCCCTTGGGCTGGCGACATCTTCAAATGCCATTTAATTGATGTCGAAACAGCAATAGAAAAAGGCATGTATGGCTCGCACCCTATTACTAAATTAGCCGAGCAATTAAAGACCGTTTTCCCCCATGGCGTCTGTGATTATGAGCTAGGGGATATGGGTCGACCGAGTAACATTTAG
- a CDS encoding gamma-glutamylcyclotransferase family protein gives MNALFSYGTLQQPQVQLDTFGRLLEGQKDTLIGYKLGEVKITDEAVIKSSGKEYHPILIKSDHEEDTVDGTVFLITDAELQQADDYEVDDYQRVEAQLKSGKTCWIYAAAN, from the coding sequence ATGAACGCGCTTTTCTCTTATGGCACGCTACAGCAACCTCAAGTGCAACTTGATACATTTGGTCGTTTACTTGAAGGCCAAAAAGATACTCTGATTGGCTACAAACTGGGTGAAGTTAAAATCACTGACGAAGCAGTCATTAAAAGTAGTGGTAAAGAATACCACCCAATTCTAATTAAATCGGATCATGAGGAAGACACTGTAGATGGCACAGTATTCTTAATCACAGATGCTGAATTACAACAAGCTGATGACTATGAAGTTGATGACTACCAGAGAGTCGAAGCGCAATTAAAGTCAGGTAAAACATGCTGGATTTACGCTGCAGCAAATTGA
- a CDS encoding DUF411 domain-containing protein, with the protein MRVFSKLIYSLSLFLSIFSNNSFSQDKAIELLVAKTPTCGCCTLWLDHLTSQNIKVEGKNFSHPQMSEIKSQYGIEARYRSCHTAVHADGFAFEGHVPAKFIKQFLQSPPNNAIGLSVPAMPLGSPGMEIDERFQAYKVLLLKKDGSYEVFAEVNSYKEQF; encoded by the coding sequence ATGCGAGTTTTCTCAAAGTTAATTTATTCACTTTCGTTATTTTTAAGTATTTTTTCAAACAACAGTTTTTCACAAGACAAAGCCATAGAGCTACTGGTTGCTAAAACCCCGACTTGTGGTTGTTGTACCTTATGGTTAGATCATCTCACCTCCCAAAATATTAAGGTCGAAGGCAAAAACTTTTCGCACCCGCAAATGAGCGAGATAAAAAGTCAGTACGGCATTGAAGCAAGATACCGCTCATGCCATACCGCAGTGCATGCTGACGGATTTGCCTTCGAAGGTCATGTACCTGCGAAATTCATTAAGCAGTTTTTACAATCTCCACCGAATAATGCGATTGGGTTAAGCGTGCCAGCAATGCCTCTTGGCTCACCGGGGATGGAAATTGATGAAAGGTTTCAAGCCTATAAAGTGCTATTGCTAAAAAAAGATGGCAGCTACGAAGTATTCGCTGAAGTAAACAGTTATAAGGAGCAATTCTGA
- a CDS encoding efflux RND transporter periplasmic adaptor subunit yields the protein MSKFITNAVLLSLGIAAGSAGMYFYSQSNAEHSAHAEQSDEKKPLYWVAPMDSNYRRDKPGKSPMGMDLIPVYEESNSEDEHGPGAIQISPEVINNLGVRTAKVTLRDMTPTINTVGYIQYDEDNLVHIHPRVSGWVEQLFVKTTGQKVKKGQALYTLYSPELVNAQQEFLIALRGKEFGLIEAAKARLRALHIDDIFIEQLQRNKNVSQNVTFYAPQNGVVANLKIREGYYVQPGTTMMSIGDLSNVWVEAEVFERDAASVTVGLPVHMTLDYQPARAWHGEVDYIYPTLDEKNRTLRVRLRFENKDGALKPNMYAQLQISGKAKQDSILTPIESVIRTGKQNRVVLALGDGQFKSIAVQIGQVYQGQIEVLEGLNEGDTVVTSAQFLIDSESSKSSDFKRMEYAEVPTSVWAEGVVTAKSDTEQSVTIDHAPVEAWQWPQMVMDFGVLNQADFDALEVGHSLHFEITKQDDGSYPVSAIHIMGKVEVAAPDTQATVNGVINSIDFDARVINISREAIEKWGRGPATMDFEVINELDISTFKAGDNIEFTFDTAQDFKVIAISKIADKKVMQDGDMPMNEHAHH from the coding sequence ATGTCGAAATTTATTACCAATGCAGTATTGCTCAGTTTAGGCATTGCCGCGGGCAGTGCGGGTATGTACTTTTATTCGCAATCAAATGCAGAACACAGTGCGCATGCTGAACAAAGTGACGAAAAAAAACCGCTCTATTGGGTTGCGCCAATGGACTCGAACTACCGTCGAGATAAACCCGGTAAATCTCCGATGGGCATGGATCTAATTCCGGTATACGAAGAGTCTAACAGCGAAGATGAACACGGGCCGGGTGCAATTCAAATCTCTCCTGAAGTGATAAACAACTTAGGGGTTCGAACTGCGAAAGTCACATTGAGAGACATGACGCCAACAATTAATACCGTGGGTTATATTCAGTATGACGAAGACAACCTCGTACATATTCACCCGCGGGTATCGGGTTGGGTTGAGCAACTATTCGTTAAAACAACAGGGCAAAAAGTTAAAAAAGGCCAAGCGCTCTATACCTTGTATTCTCCAGAGCTTGTAAACGCACAACAAGAGTTTTTAATCGCTTTGCGTGGCAAAGAGTTTGGATTAATAGAAGCCGCCAAGGCTCGATTAAGAGCGCTTCATATTGACGATATTTTTATCGAGCAGTTACAACGAAACAAAAATGTTAGCCAAAATGTGACTTTTTATGCGCCGCAAAATGGTGTGGTTGCCAACTTAAAAATTCGTGAAGGCTATTATGTACAACCGGGCACAACCATGATGAGCATTGGCGATTTAAGCAATGTCTGGGTTGAAGCCGAAGTATTTGAGCGGGATGCAGCGTCGGTAACGGTTGGTTTGCCCGTGCACATGACTCTAGACTATCAGCCAGCGCGTGCATGGCATGGAGAAGTGGATTACATTTATCCAACGCTAGATGAAAAAAATCGCACGCTACGTGTACGTCTACGTTTCGAAAACAAAGATGGCGCGCTCAAGCCAAACATGTATGCGCAATTGCAAATAAGCGGTAAAGCAAAACAAGATAGTATTCTTACACCAATCGAGTCAGTTATAAGAACGGGCAAACAAAACCGCGTGGTCTTAGCTTTGGGTGATGGGCAATTTAAATCTATTGCCGTGCAAATTGGTCAAGTATATCAAGGCCAAATTGAAGTATTAGAAGGCCTCAATGAAGGCGATACCGTCGTCACATCTGCGCAATTCCTGATTGATTCTGAATCGAGTAAATCATCAGATTTTAAACGTATGGAATATGCCGAAGTACCGACTTCTGTATGGGCTGAAGGGGTTGTCACCGCAAAATCTGACACAGAGCAAAGTGTGACAATCGATCATGCGCCAGTTGAAGCTTGGCAATGGCCGCAAATGGTGATGGATTTTGGTGTGCTTAACCAAGCTGACTTTGATGCGCTAGAAGTAGGCCATAGTTTACATTTTGAGATCACCAAACAAGATGATGGCAGCTATCCAGTTTCAGCCATTCATATTATGGGCAAAGTTGAAGTTGCAGCGCCTGATACACAAGCAACAGTAAATGGTGTCATTAATTCCATTGATTTTGACGCTCGTGTTATCAATATCAGTCGCGAAGCCATTGAAAAGTGGGGCCGAGGGCCTGCTACCATGGACTTTGAGGTCATCAATGAGCTGGATATTTCAACGTTCAAAGCGGGTGATAATATCGAATTTACTTTTGATACGGCACAAGATTTTAAAGTCATCGCCATCAGCAAAATAGCCGATAAAAAGGTTATGCAGGATGGTGATATGCCGATGAACGAACACGCCCACCACTAA